The proteins below come from a single Eucalyptus grandis isolate ANBG69807.140 chromosome 3, ASM1654582v1, whole genome shotgun sequence genomic window:
- the LOC104436366 gene encoding hepatocyte growth factor-regulated tyrosine kinase substrate produces the protein MEPPPFQEAARCDVCKCSFNTFRRRHHCRCCGRTLCYEHSSNQMALPQFGIHSLVRVCADCYNNPSQSAKGDREASGEGVDHVTDSVSKLDIGDVVPEEKPIAEHQTGQGVPDCKCGMPLCICEAPAPFVDSLHLQRKTTSMTSQSNQRPKRDPVPKNRGSTSTSNNSSALNAGQVSNGAPERPKMDYDVNGEGLREAIKNDDAAAVKKLLREGVDPNYHDKQGMSLLHLAAVFNRTDIAFILMEHGASVDYRNAQGETPLDCAPATLQYKMRQKMEEGC, from the exons ATGGAGCCCCCTCCCTTCCAAGAAGCGGCCCGCTGCGACGTCTGTAAATGCAGCTTCAACACTTTCCGGCGACGC CATCATTGCAGATGCTGTGGAAGGACCTTGTGTTATGAACATTCATCAAATCAGATG GCTTTGCCGCAATTTGGTATCCACTCACTTGTCAGAGTTTGCGCAGATTGTTATAATAACCCTTCTCA ATCTGCAAAGGGTGATAGAGAAGCTTCAGGAGAGGGAGTTGATCACGTTACAGATTCAGTTTCTAAATTAGACATTGGTGATGTAGTTCCGGAGGAAAAACCAATTGCAGAACATCAAACTGGCCAAGGTGTTCCAGACTGCAAATGCGGGATGCCTTTATGCATTTGCGAAGCTCCTGCCCCATTCGTCGATTCGCTTCATTTGCAG AGAAAAACCACTTCCATGACTTCTCAGTCAAACCAAAGACCCAAACGAGACCCTGTTCCAAAGAATAGGGGTTCCACCTCAACCAGCAATAATTC GTCAGCTTTGAATGCTGGTCAAGTTTCCAATGGTGCTCCAGAGAGACCTAAGATGGATTATGATGTAAATGGCGAG GGTCTAAGGGAAGCAATAAAGAATGATGATGCTGCTGCAGTTAAGAAACTTCTCAGGGAG GGAGTGGATCCTAATTACCATGACAAACAGGGAATGTCTTTGCTGCATTTg GCAGCAGTTTTTAACAGAACCGACATTGCTTTTATCCTTATGGAGCATGGAGCAAGTGTGGATTACAGGAATGCACAGG GAGAAACGCCTTTGGATTGCGCACCGGCCACTTTGCAGTACAAGATGCGGCAGAAAATGGAAGAGGGTTGCTAG
- the LOC104436367 gene encoding RING-H2 finger protein ATL65 → MEDSKLIAADHLLPKGAVLLGLLRRVLSWALKLRDRAAAAAAAAAAVAFPSVAAVESPRSCSPPPASSCPSSEIAGDGLPLASYGAAVAGTPGVSCDTCTVCFSPLAEGDEVRVLRNCCHLFHRECLDRWVGCHHDQGRDGRDDSSSGSNHRRCPLCRAPLWGPPPRPSSKRAGAGAERGWSVKRLCSSVRGGDP, encoded by the coding sequence ATGGAGGATTCCAAGCTGATAGCCGCTGACCACCTGCTGCCCAAAGGAGCGGTCTTGCTGGGCCTGCTGAGACGGGTCCTGTCGTGGGCTCTCAAGCTGAGGGAcagagccgccgccgccgccgccgccgccgccgccgtcgccttcCCTTCGGTCGCCGCCGTGGAGAGCCCCCGCTCTtgttctcctcctcctgcttcGTCCTGCCCGTCTTCGGAGATCGCCGGAGACGGCCTCCCTCTGGCCAGTTATGGCGCCGCCGTGGCCGGGACGCCGGGGGTGAGCTGCGACACCTGCACGGTGTGCTTCAGCCCCCTGGCGGAGGGCGACGAGGTGAGGGTGCTCAGGAACTGCTGTCACCTGTTCCACAGGGAGTGCCTCGATAGGTGGGTGGGATGCCATCACGACCAGGGTCGTGATGGTCGCGACGacagcagcagcggcagcaaTCACAGGAGGTGCCCGCTTTGCCGGGCGCCGCTGTGGGGTCCTCCTCCTCGGCCGAGCTCGAAGCGGGCCGGGGCCGGGGCCGAGCGCGGGTGGAGCGTGAAGAGACTCTGTTCCTCCGTCCGGGGAGGCGATCCGTAG
- the LOC104436368 gene encoding brefeldin A-inhibited guanine nucleotide-exchange protein 5 — protein MAGGAAGGFVTRAFESMLKECASSRKHPDLQSAIQAYIDNSKVVAQPSANNEAKEAQQMATEASVAESEGGGAQQAIEPDQSYTAAPGGEGAEHVVKPAVAAGAMTAALASAGHTLGGAEVELVLNPLRLAFETKNLKVLEPALDCLHKLIAYDHLEGDPGLDGGKNVPLFTDILNMVCGCVDNSSPDSTILLVLKVLLTAVASAKFRVHGESLLGVIRVCYNIALNSKNPINQATSKAMLTQMISIVFRRMESDLVSAPSVSASAQKSEAPSEENLSSKAEETSSSNENEKEMTLGDALTQAKETSLASVEELQSLAGGADIKGLEAVLDKAVHLEDGKKITRGIDLESMSIGQRDALLVFRTLCKMGMKEDSDEVTVKTRILSLELLQGLLEGVSRSFTENFHFIDSVKAYLSYALLRASVSQSPVIFQYATGIFSVLMLRFRESLKGEIGVFFPLIVLRSLDGSKFPITQKTSVLRMLEKICRDPQMLVDLYVNYDCDLEAPNLFERMVTTLSKLSQGTQNADPNSVALSQAASIKGSSLQCLVNVLKSLVDWEKAHKESKGQNIHDDASYRESLEMNKKEDVPSNFEKAKAHKSSLEAAVSEFNRKPVKGVEFLISNKLVENSPASVAQFLRTTNNLDKAMIGDYLGQHEEFPLAVMHAYVDSMKFSGMKFDSAIREFLKGFRLPGEAQKIDRIMEKFAERYCADHPGLFKNADTAYVLAYAVIMLNTDAHNPNISAKMSKSDFVRMNAMNNADDNAPKELLEEIYDSIVKEEIKLKDETAGMGKSNTLKPAYEERSGLVSILNLALPKGKSSVDPKNDSAAIVKQTQAIFRNQGVKRGVFYSSQRIEIAKPMVEAVGWPLLATFSVTMEEGDNKPRIILCMEGFKAGIHITHVLGMDTMRYAFLTSLVRCTFLHAPKDMRSKNVEALRTLLALCDTETDSLQDTWNAVLECVSRLEYITSTPSISATVMHGSNQISRDAVLQSLRELAGKPAEQVFVNSVKLPSDTVVEFFNALCGVSAEELKQTPARVFSLQKLVEISYYNMARIRMVWARIWSVLANHFISAGSHHDQKIAMYAIDSLRQLGMKYLERAELANFTFQNDILKPFVVLMRNSQSESLRGLIVDCIVQMIKSKVGSIKSGWRSVFMIFTAAADDELESIVESAFENVEQVILEHFDQVVGDCFMDCVNCLIRFANNKSSHRISLKAIALLRICEDRLAEGLIPGGALMPIDVEADPNFDVTEHYWFPMLAGLSDLTTDPRPEVRSCALEVLFDLLNERGSKFSTSFWESIFHRVLFPIFDHVRHVGKEGSVSSGDEWLRETSVHSLQLLCNLFNTFYKEVCFMLPPLLSLLLDCAKRTDQSVVSISLGALVHLIEVGGHQFSETDWETLLKSIRDATYTTQPLELLNALGFENLKNHTALTKESEVNMGDIASSQTLDNGEVYDHQLDVNDGTPKSTSAYLNHHRELASPSNLDGYEGEGVPSPSGRSQKSVEGGIQRGQTFGQRIMGNMMDNLLLRSFTSKSKGHALDASVPSSPAKVSNVTEPDAKDEEETPLLQTVRGKCITQLLLLGAIDSIQRKYWSKLKVPQKIAIMDILFSVLEFATSYNSYTNLRMRMRYIPAERPPINLLRQELAGTCIYLDILQKTTGHCLKNGEHSEANGSFEADTSFNSDEEKLSGIAEDKLVSFCEQVLKEASDLQSNVVESTNMDIHRVLELRSPIIVKVLKGMSSMNSKIFRRHLREFYPLLTKLVCCDQMDVRGALGDLFKTQLMILLPS, from the exons ATGGCGGGGGGAGCGGCGGGCGGGTTCGTCACCCGGGCGTTCGAGTCGATGCTCAAGGAGTGCGCCAGCTCCCGGAAGCATCCCGACCTCCAGAGCGCCATCCAGGCGTACATAG ATAATTCAAAAGTGGTCGCTCAACCTTCAGCCAACAATGAGGCAAAGGAAGCACAGCAAATGGCTACTGAGGCGAG TGTGGCTGAAAGTGAAGGTGGAGGTGCACAACAAGCAATAGAGCCCGATCAATCATACACAGCAGCACCCGGTGGCGAGGGAGCAGAGCACGTTGTGAAGCCAGCGGTTGCAGCTGGAGCTATGACAGCTGCATTGGCAAGTGCAGGGCACACGCTGGGAGGAGCTGAGGTGGAGCTTGTACTGAATCCACTCCGGCTTGCTTTCGAGACAAAGAACTTGAAAGTTCTGGAACCTGCTCTGGATTGTCTCCAC AAACTTATTGCGTATGATCATTTGGAGGGAGATCCTGGTTTAGATGGTGGGAAGAATGTTCCTTTGTTCACAgacattctgaacatggtttGTGGTTGTGTTGATAATTCATCACCTGATAG CACCATTCTTCTAGTGCTAAAGGTACTTCTCACTGCAGTAGCATCGGCAAAGTTCCGAG TGCATGGGGAATCTTTGCTGGGAGTTATCAGAGTGTGCTATAATATTGCTCTTAATAG CAAAAATCCGATAAACCAAGCAACATCAAAGGCAATGTTGACACAGATGATTAGCATTGTATTCCGGAGGATGGAGTCTGATCTG GTCTCTGCTCCCTCAGTTTCCGCTAGTGCCCAAAAATCAGAAGCTCCTTCAGAAGAGAATTTGAGCTCAAAAGCTGAAGAGACTTCTTCCAGtaatgaaaatgagaaagaaatgacATTGGGCGATGCACTAACTCAGGCCAAAGAGACCTCTCTTGCATCTGTAGAGGAACTCCAAAGCCTTGCTGGCGGTGCTGATATTAAG GGTTTAGAGGCTGTTCTCGACAAGGCTGTCCACCTTGAAGATGGTAAAAAGATAACAAG AGGGATTGACCTGGAGAGCATGAGCATCGGACAGCGTGATGCTTTATTGGTGTTCCGAACACTTTGCAAG ATGGGTATGAAGGAAGATAGTGATGAGGTTACGGTGAAGACACGTATATTGTCTCTTGAGCTACTGCAG GGGTTGCTGGAAGGTGTTAGCCGTTCATTTACGGAGAACTTCCATTTCATCGATTCAGTGAAAGCTTATCTTTCATATGCTTTACTGCGGGCTTCTGTTTCTCAATCCCCTGTCATCTTTCAG TATGCAACTGGCATCTTCTCGGTACTCATGCTGCGGTTTCGGGAAAGTCTTAAA GGAGAGATCGGTGTATTCTTTCCCTTGATAGTTCTACGGTCATTGGACGGCTCTAAATTTCCCATTACCCAAAAAACAAGTGTTCTTCG GATGCTTGAGAAAATATGCAGGGATCCTCAAATGCTTGTTGACTTGTATGTGAACTACGATTGTGATCTTGAGGCACCAAATTTGTTTGAACGCATG GTTACCACTCTGTCTAAATTATCTCAAGGGACACAAAATGCCGATCCCAATTCTGTTGCTCTTTCACAGGCAGCTTCCATCAAAGGTTCTTCACTTCAG TGCCTTGTGAATGTGCTCAAATCGCTTGTTGATTGGGAGAAGGCACACAAAGAATCAAAAGGGCAGAACATTCATGATGACGCTTCATATAGAGAGTCAttggaaatgaacaaaaaggaagatgtGCCCAGTAACTTTGAAAAGGCAAAGGCTCATAAATCATCATTGGAAGCTGCCGTCTCTGAG TTCAACAGGAAACCTGTGAAGGGTGTAGAGTTTTTGATATCAAATAAGTTAGTGGAGAATTCACCTGCTTCTGTTGCCCAATTTCTGAGGACTACGAACAATTTAGACAAG GCTATGATTGGTGATTATTTGGGTCAGCACGAAGAATTTCCGCTAGCTGTCATGCATGCTTATGTGGATTCAATGAAGTTTTCAGGAATGAAGTTTGATAGTGCAATTCGTGAATTCCTTAAAGGATTTAGACTTCCGGGAGAGGCTCAAAAGATAGATCGGATTATGGAAAAATTTGCTGAAAG ATATTGTGCCGATCACCCAGGCCTCTTTAAAAATGCAGATACTGCATATGTTCTTGCTTACGCTGTTATAATGTTAAATACTGATGCGCATAACCCAAATATTTCGGCTAAGATGTCGAAATCAGATTTTGTACGCATGAATGCCATGAATAATGCTGATGACAATGCCCCAAAGGAGCTTCTTGAGGAGATTTATGATTCTATAGTTAAAGAggagatcaaattgaaagatgaGACAGCTGGTATGGGGAAGAGTAACACATTGAAGCCAGCATATGAGGAAAGAAGCGGCCTTGTCAGCATTTTGAATCTTGCTCTCCCTAAAGGAAAGTCATCAGTGGATCCTAAGAATGACAGTGCTGCCATTGTCAAACAAACACAGGCTATATTTCGTAATCAAGGAGTAAAAAGAGGAGTATTTTACTCATCACAGAGGATTGAAATTGCAAAGCCAATGGTTGAAGCCGTAGGATGGCCTTTGCTTGCAACTTTCTCAGTCACAATGGAGGAAGGGGATAACAAACCCAGAATTATTCTTTGTATGGAGGGATTCAAAGCTGGGATACACATCACTCATGTTCTTGGAATGGATACAATGCGATATGCATTCTTAACCTCCCTGGTTAG GTGTACCTTCTTGCATGCACCGAAGGATATGCGCAGTAAGAATGTAGAAGCATTGCGGACATTGCTTGCTCTATGCGATACGGAGACTGATTCTCTTCAAGACACTTGGAATGCAGTTCTCGAATGTGTCTCTCGGCTTGAATACATAACATCAACACCTTCAATATCTGCAACTGTCATGCATGGATCTAATCAGATTTCCAGGGATGCAGTTCTTCAATCTCTTAGAGAGCTGGCCGGGAAACCTGCAGAGCAAGTATTTGTAAATAGTGTCAAGTTACCTAGTGATACTGTTGTAGAATTCTTTAATGCCCTTTGTGGTGTATCAGCTGAAGAACTAAAACAGACACCAGCTCGTGTTTTCAGCTTGCAAAAGCTTGTGGAGATCAGTTATTACAATATGGCACGCATCCGAATG GTATGGGCACGGATATGGTCTGTCTTGgctaatcattttatttctgCTGGGAGCcatcatgatcaaaaaattgcAATGTACGCCATTGATTCTCTTAGGCAGCTTGGTATGAAGTATCTGGAGCGTGCTgagttggccaatttcacattcCAAAATGACATCCTCAAACCATTTGTTGTGCTGATGAGAAATAGTCAAAGTGAATCTTTAAGGGGTTTGATCGTTGACTGCATCGTGCAA ATGATCAAATCTAAAGTTGGAAGCATTAAGTCTGGCTGGCGTAGTGTATTTATGATTTTTACGGCAGCTGCTGATGATGAGCTGGAATCTATTGTTGAAAGTGCATTTGAAAATGTTGAACAAG TTATCTTGGAGCACTTTGATCAAGTTGTTGGAGATTGTTTTATGGACTGCGTTAACTGCCTTATTCGGTTTGCTAATAACAAAAGCTCTCATCGAATAAGTTTGAAGGCTATTGCTCTTCTACGTATATGTGAGGATCGTCTAGCTGAG GGCCTTATACCTGGTGGTGCATTGATGCCTATCGATGTAGAGGCAGATCCAAACTTTGATGTGACAGAGCACTACTGGTTCCCAATGCTGGCTGGTTTATCTGATCTGACGACTGATCCTAGGCCAGAGGTCAGAAGCTGTGCACTTGAAGTTTTGTTTGATCTCCTGAATGAGAGAGGGAGCAAGTTTTCAACGTCATTTTGGGAGAGTATCTTCCACCGTGTCTTGTTTCCCATTTTTGATCATGTGAGACATGTGGGAAAGGAAGGCTCAGTTTCTTCTGGTGACGAATGGCTTCGAGAAACCAGTGTCCATTCTCTCCAGTTGCTGTGCAATCTATTCAACACTTTCTACAAG GAGGTCTGTTTTATGCTGCCACCGCTATTAAGTCTGCTCTTGGATTGTGCCAAAAGGACTGATCAGTCTGTTGTTTCAATTTCTCTGGGTGCACTGGTGCACCTCATTGAAGTTGGCGGACATCAATTTAGTGAGACTGATTGGGAGACTTTATTGAAAAGCATAAG AGATGCTACATATACAACACAACCTCTTGAGCTTCTCAATGCATTGGGATTTGAGAACCTCAAAAATCATACAGCACTGACCAAAGAATCAGAGGTTAACATGGGGGATATTGCCTCATCACAAACTTTAGACAACGGTGAAGTATATGATCATCAATTGGATGTCAATGATGGAACTCCAAAGAGCACAAGTGCATATCTGAATCACCATCGAGAATTGGCATCTCCTTCTAACTTAGATGGTTATGAAggtgaag GTGTTCCATCACCATCAGGAAGATCTCAGAAATCAGTAGAAGGAGGCATTCAACGTGGTCAAACTTTTGGTCAAAGAATAATGGGGAATATGATGGACAATCTCCTCCTTAGAAGTTTTACTTCCAAATCAAAAGGTCATGCTTTGGATGCTTCAGTGCCATCTTCTCCAGCTAAG GTTTCAAATGTCACTGAACCTGACGCAAAAGATGAGGAGGAGACGCCATTGTTACAAACAGTTAGAGGGAAATGCATCACACAGTTACTACTTCTTGGTGCCATTGACAGTATTCAG AGGAAATACTGGAGCAAGTTGAAAGTACCGCAAAAGATTGCAATAATGGACATATTGTTCTCGGTGTTGGAATTTGCTACTTCTTATAATTCATACACCAACCTCCGAATGCGAATGCGATACATTCCTGCCGAAAG GCCACCAATTAATCTTCTTCGCCAGGAATTAGCTGGAACGTGCATTTATCTGGACATCTTACAAAAGACGACAGGACATTGTCTCAAGAATGGGGAACATTCTGAAGCCAATGGGTCTTTTGAAGCAGATACTTCATTCAACAGTGATGAGGAAAAACTTTCAGGGATTGCTGAAGATAAGCTAGTGTCATTCTGCGAACAGGTGCTCAAGGAGGCATCTGATCTCCAGTCCAACGTGGTGGAAAGCACTAATATGGATATTCATCGAGTTCTGGAGTTGCGTTCACCTATCATAGTGAAG gTGCTTAAAGGCATGTCCTCTATGAACAGTAAAATTTTCAGGAGACACCTGAGAGAGTTTTATCCTTTACTCACAAAACTCGTATGCTGCGATCAG ATGGATGTTCGTGGAGCTCTTGGTGATCTTTTCAAGACCCAACTGATGATTCTCCTACCATCATAA
- the LOC104436369 gene encoding uncharacterized protein LOC104436369, with the protein MICLRPEALDDGGGGGGGSDSCFSPRNSSSMSGNGFVLPVDLGGSIQRYLRRSGRSNCRTRSKSFSSGDGCSTNSDFEDKCSGREKSGKLYTYRSQLEQDVQRLQKELEEEIQLHLTLTNAVEQCDPSLSDSSSQLPDKAKDLVGSITLLETTVQKLERELIALQHQLHQERNERHLAEYNLRHSSFRASSASDIYPNLTPINPNGGEKKDAEIGYLSQWLDTTQRPNKDILQENLWHHPNQLSEEMVLCMRDIFISLSVSPKEDSSHVASPASPMCPLSYNSAASSSDSPLWTSPARRSSGCDLESSYDVFYKVETFDPYTFPGKLEWPGTVGAYSTAVQVCSLSVGKKELIYAAGALKRFRFLVEQLAKLDPSSMTHDEKLAFWINLYNALIMHAYLAYGIPRSDVKFFSLMQKAMYTVGGQSFSAADIEYIMLKMKPPPHRPHIALCLALHEFKELEVKEIYSIDQPEPLLPFTLSCGTYSSPAVRIFKPGKVADMLRQSLKDYVRASVGISNKGKVVIPKLLHSFMKDIGEDASMAEWICQFLPGEQANMVRDCSSKIKWRLLGTRSFTVLPFSSRFRYLFL; encoded by the exons ATGATCTGCCTGAGGCCGGAAGCCttggacgacggcggcggcggcggcggcggtagcgACTCCTGCTTCTCTCCTCGCAACAGCAGTAGCATGAGCGGCAATGGCTTCGTGCTCCCTGTCGACTT GGGAGGTTCGATACAGAGGTATTTACGGAGGAGTGGCAGGTCAAATTGTCGAACGAGGAGCAAGTCGTTTTCTTCCGGTGACGGGTGCTCCACTAACTCTGATTTCGAG GATAAATGCAGCGGGCGGGAGAAAAGTGGGAAGCTGTACACTTACCGATCCCAGCTCGAGCAAGAT GTTCAAAGATTGCAAAAGGAGTTGGAGGAAGAGATTCAGTTACACTTGACCCTGACAAATGCTGTTGAGCAATGTGATCCATCATTGTCTGACTCATCCAGCCAGCTTCCAGATAAG GCCAAGGATCTAGTAGGCAGTATAACATTGTTGGAGACAACGGTGCAAAAGCTTGAAAGGGAGTTGATTGCCCTCCAGCATCAGCTACATCAAGAAAGGAACGAGCGCCACCTTGCGGAATACAATCTTAGGCATTCTTCCTTTAGGGCTTCATCAGCATCAGATATATATCCTAACCTGACG CCTATAAATCCTAATGGTGGAGAGAAGAAAGACGCGGAGATTGGATATCTCAGTCAATGGTTAGACACAACCCAGAGGCCAAATAAGGATATTCTGCAGGAGAACCTATGGCATCACCCTAACCAGCTGTCTGAAGAAATGGTTTTGTGCATGAGAGACATTTTCATCTCTCTATCAGTTTCACCTAAAGAAGACTCCTCTCACGTGGCTTCACCAGCTTCACCAATGTGCCCACTCTCCTATAACTCTGCTGCATCTTCCTCAGACTCACCCTTATGGACTTCACCGGCTAGGAGGTCCTCTGGCTGCGATTTGGAAAGTAGTTATGATGTCTTTTACAAAGTTGAGACATTTGATCCTTATACATTTCCTGGTAAGCTGGAGTGGCCAGGAACTGTTGGAGCCTACAGCACGGCAGTTCAAGTCTGTTCTCTGTCTGTTGGGAAGAAAGAACTTATTTATGCTGCAGGAGCTCTCAAAAGATTCAG GTTCCTTGTGGAGCAGTTGGCCAAACTGGACCCATCTAGCATGACACACGACGAGAAGCTGGCTTTTTGGATCAACTTGTATAATGCCTTGATTATGCAT GCATATTTAGCATATGGAATTCCAAGAAGTGATGTCAAATTCTTTTCCTTGATGCAGAAG GCCATGTACACAGTTGGAGGGCAGTCATTCAGTGCAGCTGATATTGAGTACATTATGCTCAAGATGAAGCCTCCTCCTCATCGCCCACACATT GCTTTGTGCTTAGCTCTCCATGAATTCAAGGAACTTGAAGTGAAGGAAATATATTCGATCGATCAACCGGAGCCTCTCCTTCCATTCACGCTAAGTTGTGGGACGTATTCTTCACCAGCG GTCAGAATCTTCAAGCCTGGAAAAGTGGCCGACATGCTCAGGCAGTCGTTGAAGGACTATGTGCGAGCATCGGTCGGAATTAGCAACAAAGGGAAGGTGGTAATTCCGAAGCTGTTGCATTCTTTCATGAAAGACATCGGGGAGGACGCATCAATGGCCGAGTGGATCTGTCAATTCCTCCCCGGAGAGCAGGCCAACATGGTGCGGGATTGTTCGTCCAAAATCAAGTGGAGGCTCCTCGGAACTCGGAGCTTCACCGTCTTACCTTTCTCGTCAAGGTTTCGCTACCTATTTCTCTAG